A stretch of the Candidatus Zixiibacteriota bacterium genome encodes the following:
- a CDS encoding NUDIX hydrolase — protein MFLESGAIERLKQKYGMPQEASFLIPVDLKEFERIKASQKRERSHDVTVYIVKDGKIVVIAKHFYPPGMYRAPSGGIHPGEDFEDGAKREALEETGCRVELKRFLLVSNVIFELVPRDGRTIEWTSYVFQAQYLSGDFQFTDTHEIREVRLAELSEFEHFSKIMRQMPIGGLHYRAALHDKVKSLLRL, from the coding sequence ATGTTTTTAGAATCCGGAGCAATCGAAAGGCTTAAGCAGAAATATGGCATGCCGCAGGAGGCATCGTTTCTGATTCCGGTGGATTTGAAGGAGTTCGAGCGGATCAAGGCCTCGCAGAAGCGTGAGCGCAGCCACGACGTTACGGTTTATATTGTCAAGGATGGTAAGATTGTGGTGATCGCGAAGCATTTTTATCCGCCGGGGATGTACCGGGCGCCATCGGGAGGGATTCATCCGGGGGAGGATTTCGAAGATGGCGCGAAGCGGGAGGCGCTGGAGGAGACCGGTTGCCGGGTAGAGCTTAAGCGGTTTTTACTTGTCAGTAACGTGATATTTGAGCTGGTTCCGCGCGATGGCCGGACGATAGAGTGGACATCTTATGTGTTTCAGGCTCAGTATCTTAGCGGCGATTTCCAATTCACGGACACCCACGAGATTCGCGAGGTCCGTCTGGCCGAGCTGAGCGAGTTCGAGCATTTCTCCAAAATAATGCGCCAGATGCCGATAGGGGGGCTGCATTATCGGGCGGCCCTGCACGATAAAGTGAAGTCACTGCTTCGGTTATAA